The Ostrea edulis chromosome 1, xbOstEdul1.1, whole genome shotgun sequence genomic sequence CGGTGCAACCTTTGTTCAAAGGCTTATTTAGACCCATGACACGTGGGGTAGATGTCAATCTGTTTCAAGTCCATCAACTAACCTACATGCACCAGTATTGCTTTATTTCTTGTGATGCAGCTCCTTCAGCTCTCTCAGACAAACCCTCTTCTCCGCTTTCTTCCGACACAACCGTATCcaatgaagaaacattattcAGCATGCACTGTTTACCATGTTGAGGAcctggtacatgtaacattatgtTTATTACGATGAGGGTGATGAGCGATCCATGGATCTCATTGATATGGGGGTTTCTTCAGCATCCCGGGGAGTGGATTGGCCCTTCAATGGGTCGTAGAGACTTCCATCTCCTCTTTCTTGCTTCGATCGTTCAAGGCTTTCCACAGTATAATCGGAAGGCGGGCTAATATCTCCATCCGCACTTGGTATTTATTCGTATGGGTAAATCATAATCGCCCAACCCTGGGCAAATCGGGTCAATCCATTATCTAGTAGCATGTCtaacatgatatgaatatattgaCAGAACCCGATTCATTAAGATAACAAGCACctttttatcaaatgatcatTGCAAAATGACAACTCTTTGTTAGGGCAAGTCGCAAGCGTCTCTGAATCGTAGCAAATTGCGAAATCTCTGATAAGCGAATCAAGATCATATATGATCTAAAATAAAAACGAATCCAAACCCGATGTACCGAAGAAATCGTAGAAACTGATGATTTGCTCTTCGGTATATCATGTGTTTTCTCAAATACAGTTGTATTGGAATACTCCACTTTGCATTCAAAACTAAAGTAGATTTACATATTAAATTCAATAATCTAAAACAGTTACATATTAGATTTACAATGGTATCCGAATCTCGTTATACAGATGTTTCACGCTATAGAATAACGGATTTCATTCAGTCTTTGCAACATCCCAAGCACGCAGCGATGCAGGCGGAACAGCACCCAAAGAAAATGGATGCTCCCATCAGAATGTAGACCAACGTAGTGGTCCAGAAGGCGAACAGGTAACACGTGGGGTGGCAATACTTGATCCCGGACGCCGGGTCTGAAGACCATTCATCGTAAATACTGTAGATCCATACGTTACCTGTAAAGGAAATCAAGTATATCAATATTGTGTGTGACATCAGTGTGGAGGTAAGGATATAGACGTACTATCGTTCCAATAACAGGGTATCATTTCGCTAGATCGAGAGTGCAAATTTTTGGACAAGGCCTCTAACAGATTTTACCTTTGTTCTCAGTGACAAACcacagcatttcgcaaattctatggtcgttataacgatctactttgccaatacaaactatcattgggtcaaatgctgtctgacgtgtttcatactgattgtaaggccgttctcggcacactgattttgactatggataactccgtttaaagatatagggatcacggcgggtgtaaccggtcgacaggggatgattactcctcctaggcacttgatcctaCCTATGGTGTatccaggagtccatgtttgcaaactctttattttatattgcttataggagttcgttatcttcatctttcatttagAGAAGGACATAGAGTGGCCTTCCTAACTTTTATTGAAATCATACGGCCAAGCAATGAGAGTGATTTGCACGCTCGATCCAGCGAAGTTACACGCAGTTAACGGAATAATAGTGAAAGCTTTCCCAAGACATTGTGATACTGTATCGTGTCAGAACAGTAATTATATTTCGATATGTGTGGACTTGTTTTGGAGGCTGCTGGTTTTTGTGAATTCTATACTTGCAAAGTCGATTTCTTTTGCAAAAGATACGTTTAATATGCGATAGCTGTTTATAATTGGAGCGATTTAAGATACAAATGGGAGACTGAGGATAATAAGGCaagaaagaaaatcaaagtGTTAGTAATTCAGACAACAGCATAGTAGTACAAACGCGGTGAGTAGTGTTCACGGTGAAGTCAACGACGTGCTTTACGGAAGCTCACTAGTAGCGGCTACCCCATTTATTTATACGACCAATTAAGAAATAACTTGTACGCCGTTACTAACTGCAGTATCAACAAAGTGTTTCTCTGGCGCATTCACAACCAAAGGACGCATGACCACTATGGGCTAGAGAACTTGTCAACCTTGAAAGTGTTGAAGCAATATAACATTAATACtactattttaaattttgaatcaGAAATGTCAAATACAGAATCTAGTATAAACCTGCGCCTTCAGTAACCAAAGAATATGATTACAATGCTCAGCGAAAGAACGTATGGTATAGAGTACCAATGCAGCTATATGGACAACTGATTAGCACAAAACTCAAGCACTGAATTGGGAAATCATTGATGTAAGGGTGCGCCCAATGAGGGACAATTTAATTGAAGACCTATATTCAGAAAGTATATTTCTTCCAAGCTATATATTTTAGAGATACTTGCCAAAGTGAAATAAATCACCGAAAAGACAAATACCAGAATAGTAAAGAATTGAAGAAAGCAGGGACATCTATTATCTCGTGTTGTAACATTTCAAGGGGAGGACAAAGGAAGGGAATACGTAACTGTAGCAATCTAAATTGGTGCATATGAAAACAAAGCCTAACAAGAATGctttatatgataaaatttcaaGTCGGGTGTTTCTCTTTTCTTGACTGTCTAGTATAACGAAAAGAACCATGCGTTTTAAATAGTTATATTCAGAATGTTTCCCCGTAAAAAGGGATTCAATTTCATGTCAAAAATGTTACAATACCACACCTTCCTTTGCCAGATTATTCCGATTGTTTAGCGCAATTTCCAGTGTCCAATAAGACTTCCGTCTCACACATGAGACATAAATTCAAGTGCATGCTTAAAGGCTATACCTCAACAAATGTTTGGACGAGGTTTTGGCAAAGAATTTTACGAAATTTTGAGACGGGCACCAACTTATCAGGACCTAACGCTTTTCATTCCTTTCTTAAGAATACGCAAAATGGAGGAAGAATCAAAAACAATTTGatgaaacattattattatcattatcacttCATGTATACTTGAATCAAAATAGCAATGTCagatatcaatgttattattgagaaactcaccTGCAATGAACCAAGCAAACAGAAAACAGCCAAAGACACAGCTGCACACACTGGTGAAGGTCCCCGGGCGTTCCTCAGTATCCTCATCCTCACTTCTCTTGGCCATCTTCTTCAGGATGCCAAACACATTGTATACAATCCCCACGGCCCCAGACACAATCATGTATATAGGAATGTACCGCTGTATTGGACATTTGTCCAGATAAAGTGCACCTAGAATATTACAAATATCGATAATAAAATATTGAGAACATATGCCAATACTATTATGAACTTGAAACgcatttcatgaagtatgctgttGTCAaacgttgcagttcataccctcgtgtatttttataattgaaaatttacGTCTTAAATATTTTCTCAACGAAGAAATATATTGGCAGAATTTGTCAAATTTATATGCGAACATCATCATACAATGTAGAAGCGTGTTCAATCATAATCCTgggcccacaataggggttcaaagttctACATCAGAATACACGAAATTAAAAATTCCTTAGAGGATGTACACTTACAAGGCTGCAATAACATGTAAATAATCTGTTACAGTGTTGATCATGGTAAATGAATATACCCCGGTAAATCAAGAAGGAAATCTAAATGTTCGTGTGAGTGATGTGACCCATTGGCCTCATatctatatgcaaggtgaagataacgaacagtgatcaa encodes the following:
- the LOC125663079 gene encoding transmembrane protein 272-like isoform X1 produces the protein MSEEKHIVDEPPPSYDSLYGRIKKAKVESDSNVGFARTVATLLFTSVGCTICLILILAVPVANIVIGALYLDKCPIQRYIPIYMIVSGAVGIVYNVFGILKKMAKRSEDEDTEERPGTFTSVCSCVFGCFLFAWFIAGNVWIYSIYDEWSSDPASGIKYCHPTCYLFAFWTTTLVYILMGASIFFGCCSACIAACLGCCKD
- the LOC125663079 gene encoding transmembrane protein 272-like isoform X2; the encoded protein is MHKVPQYDDEPPPSYDSLYGRIKKAKVESDSNVGFARTVATLLFTSVGCTICLILILAVPVANIVIGALYLDKCPIQRYIPIYMIVSGAVGIVYNVFGILKKMAKRSEDEDTEERPGTFTSVCSCVFGCFLFAWFIAGNVWIYSIYDEWSSDPASGIKYCHPTCYLFAFWTTTLVYILMGASIFFGCCSACIAACLGCCKD